Proteins encoded together in one Candidatus Nitrosocaldus cavascurensis window:
- a CDS encoding B12-binding domain-containing radical SAM protein: MKGRQIVLTADRSLLSNYRDNMLFGFVACMPVEKISKQLYYRVFCPAVPADKVSGEALFAPLGLRRIESSLMDGFGRENVIVAHCDHLEKAIGEETKVVGINVMDPLGIGPITTSISGKPYTPYTRYTFEELMSRIMRLKSKYKFKVVVGGAGAWQLYRREDRERLGIDHIVFGEADNHCVEMFHDIMDGNAKEFMSVLTNRIGEVPYIRNPTCNSTIEAMRGCGRGCDFCDPNRRMKRDFPVERLKEEASINLKHHTCIWLLSDEIMLYGCDNKDMYPNRDAIVTLYKELKSLGNVDYIGAVHVTLSSVAADPECIAKIREINNFNASRWNGIQPGIETGSVEMFKKHMPLKAKPFSPEEWPEVVEEGIRILNENYIFAACTLVMGLPGEQDDDVKDTIELVKRLDGSAFVVVPLLWTDYFKPENSLTTDKFTKLHWKLYYLCWKISTKAIYNWIWYATAHFPPLVRQIAGLVGKFGAAYQLRYVRDKAKSIIGEDPDFDNI; this comes from the coding sequence ATGAAAGGAAGGCAGATAGTGCTTACAGCAGATAGATCGCTGTTATCAAACTACAGGGATAACATGCTATTCGGCTTCGTAGCATGCATGCCAGTTGAGAAGATATCCAAGCAGTTATACTACAGGGTCTTCTGTCCTGCAGTACCAGCAGACAAGGTTAGTGGAGAGGCACTCTTTGCTCCATTGGGGCTTAGGAGGATAGAGTCAAGCCTTATGGATGGGTTTGGGAGGGAGAATGTGATAGTTGCACACTGCGACCATCTTGAGAAGGCTATAGGAGAAGAGACCAAGGTTGTAGGCATAAACGTCATGGACCCTCTAGGCATAGGACCTATAACAACATCGATCTCAGGAAAGCCATACACGCCATACACAAGGTACACGTTTGAGGAACTTATGAGCAGGATAATGAGGCTCAAATCCAAGTACAAGTTCAAGGTTGTTGTTGGTGGAGCAGGAGCATGGCAGCTCTACAGGAGGGAGGATAGGGAGAGGTTAGGTATAGATCATATAGTCTTTGGCGAGGCTGATAACCATTGTGTAGAGATGTTCCATGATATAATGGATGGTAATGCAAAGGAGTTCATGTCTGTTCTAACCAATAGGATAGGTGAGGTTCCATACATAAGGAATCCAACATGCAACAGCACTATAGAGGCGATGAGGGGGTGTGGGAGAGGCTGTGACTTCTGCGACCCAAATAGGAGGATGAAGAGGGACTTCCCTGTTGAGAGGCTTAAGGAGGAGGCAAGTATAAACCTTAAGCATCATACATGCATATGGCTACTCTCGGATGAGATAATGTTGTATGGTTGTGACAACAAGGATATGTACCCAAACAGGGATGCTATAGTAACGCTCTACAAGGAGTTGAAGTCCCTAGGCAACGTTGATTACATAGGGGCAGTGCATGTTACCCTATCATCAGTTGCTGCTGATCCAGAGTGTATAGCAAAGATAAGGGAGATAAACAACTTCAATGCTAGTAGATGGAATGGTATACAGCCTGGTATAGAGACTGGCTCAGTAGAGATGTTCAAGAAGCATATGCCTTTGAAGGCAAAGCCATTCTCTCCAGAGGAGTGGCCAGAGGTTGTTGAAGAAGGGATAAGGATACTAAATGAGAACTACATATTTGCAGCATGCACCCTTGTAATGGGCCTTCCAGGGGAGCAGGATGATGATGTTAAAGATACTATAGAGTTGGTGAAGAGATTGGATGGTTCTGCATTTGTTGTTGTACCATTGCTCTGGACAGATTACTTCAAGCCAGAGAACTCTCTAACAACTGACAAGTTCACAAAACTGCACTGGAAGTTGTACTACCTCTGCTGGAAGATAAGCACAAAGGCAATCTACAACTGGATATGGTATGCTACTGCCCACTTCCCACCACTTGTAAGGCAGATAGCAGGGCTTGTTGGTAAGTTTGGTGCAGCATATCAGTTGAGGTATGTTAGGGATAAGGCAAAGAGCATCATTGGAGAAGATCCTGACTTCGACAATATATGA
- a CDS encoding winged helix-turn-helix domain-containing protein, whose protein sequence is MVLRYEMVQQHRSSFKIIGDVLNIARAFGRDGVNITYMLRHANIPYNRFIKVAEQLVRAGLIEERIDDNARRYVITEKGMEYLRSYESFKSVAEAFGLDL, encoded by the coding sequence ATGGTATTAAGGTATGAGATGGTGCAACAGCATAGAAGCTCCTTCAAGATAATAGGTGATGTGCTCAATATAGCAAGGGCGTTTGGTAGGGATGGTGTTAACATAACGTACATGTTAAGGCATGCAAACATCCCATACAACAGGTTCATAAAGGTTGCAGAACAACTCGTAAGGGCTGGGCTAATAGAGGAGAGGATTGATGATAATGCTAGAAGGTATGTGATAACCGAGAAGGGTATGGAGTATCTAAGATCTTATGAGTCCTTCAAGAGTGTTGCAGAGGCGTTTGGGCTAGACCTCTAA
- the cofH gene encoding 5-amino-6-(D-ribitylamino)uracil--L-tyrosine 4-hydroxyphenyl transferase CofH, producing the protein MMNAVERALHNIDPVIAGILSNAIDGKDVSVDEAYELLECSREEELKAIIMVADMLRKKKVGDHVSYVVNRNINFTNVCIKRCGFCAFSRDFREEEGYLLPMEEIVRRVEEAYRFGATEVCIQAGLMPRMDGMLYIDICRAIKRAVPDIHIHAFSPEEVMYGALRAGMSIEEYLKALKDAGLGSIPGTAAEILVQEVRDIISPGRIKVRDWISIIKTAHRLGIPSTSTIMYGHLESSIHKALHLSIIREIQRETGGFTEFVPLSFVYREAPMYKHGVVKGLRPGPSRDEVIKMHAVSRIMLNNYIPNIQVSWVKEGLEMCRMLLNAGANDMGGTLMNESISTAAGSMNGQMLKPREMRALIRSIGRIPVQRDTLYNRLRIFHEGEDHPDPLDMVEDTSIFGSYHELIRLDRFRYKHH; encoded by the coding sequence ATGATGAATGCTGTAGAAAGAGCACTCCATAATATAGATCCTGTTATTGCAGGGATATTGAGCAATGCTATAGATGGCAAGGATGTAAGTGTTGATGAAGCGTATGAGTTGCTTGAGTGTAGTAGAGAGGAGGAGTTGAAGGCAATTATTATGGTTGCTGATATGCTAAGGAAGAAGAAGGTTGGTGATCATGTAAGTTATGTTGTGAATAGGAATATAAACTTCACAAATGTATGCATAAAGCGCTGTGGTTTCTGTGCATTCTCTAGGGACTTTAGGGAGGAGGAGGGCTACCTTCTACCAATGGAGGAGATAGTAAGGAGGGTTGAAGAAGCATATAGGTTTGGTGCAACTGAGGTATGCATACAGGCAGGGCTTATGCCAAGGATGGATGGTATGCTCTACATAGATATATGTAGGGCTATTAAGCGTGCTGTACCAGATATACACATACATGCATTCTCGCCTGAGGAGGTAATGTATGGTGCATTGAGGGCAGGGATGAGCATAGAGGAGTATCTGAAGGCATTGAAGGATGCAGGGCTTGGAAGCATCCCAGGTACTGCTGCTGAGATACTTGTGCAGGAGGTTAGGGATATCATCTCCCCTGGTAGGATAAAGGTTAGGGATTGGATAAGCATAATAAAGACTGCACATAGGCTAGGGATACCATCAACATCAACCATAATGTATGGTCATCTTGAGAGTTCAATCCATAAGGCATTGCATCTATCTATAATAAGAGAGATACAGAGGGAGACTGGAGGCTTTACTGAGTTTGTACCATTAAGCTTTGTGTACAGGGAGGCACCGATGTACAAGCATGGAGTTGTAAAGGGTTTGAGGCCTGGACCAAGTAGAGATGAGGTGATAAAGATGCATGCAGTATCAAGGATAATGCTCAACAACTACATACCAAACATACAGGTATCATGGGTTAAGGAAGGGTTAGAGATGTGTAGGATGCTCTTGAATGCTGGAGCAAATGATATGGGAGGCACTCTAATGAATGAGAGCATATCTACTGCAGCAGGTTCAATGAATGGGCAGATGTTAAAGCCTAGGGAGATGAGAGCGTTGATAAGGAGCATAGGAAGGATACCTGTGCAGAGAGATACTCTATACAATAGGTTAAGGATATTCCATGAAGGGGAAGATCATCCAGATCCATTGGATATGGTTGAGGATACATCCATATTCGGCTCGTATCATGAACTCATAAGGCTTGATAGATTCAGATACAAGCACCATTAG
- the cofG gene encoding 7,8-didemethyl-8-hydroxy-5-deazariboflavin synthase CofG, with product MLIGKGISRDDAYRLVCYYNNNDDDNDDDSKHDTVMMVKASMIRDSVKGRIVTYSRKVFIPITYLCRDYCSYCTYRKEPSSVDADSIILKPEHILAIAEEGKRVGCTEALLVAGERPEQLYPEARSWFRARGYASTIEYIADMSRLVLEKVGLLPHTNAGNLTLDEVKMLKEYNASIGLMLENASTRLMGKGMAHEHAPSKHPLLRLKTMENAGKARVAFTTGLLLGIGESMDEVVESLIAIREMHERYKHIQEIIIQNFNPKPNTPMADHTKPSREYMLRVVALARLIMPYMNIQVPPNLNPDFGEFLNAGINDWGGISPVTIDHVNPEAPWPSIDHVRYVTEAYGFRLRARFPVYPEYISEEYLSSRVMEIINRMRDEHGLVRGY from the coding sequence ATGCTAATAGGCAAGGGTATAAGCAGAGATGATGCCTATAGGCTTGTATGTTACTACAATAACAACGATGATGATAACGATGATGATAGCAAGCATGATACTGTTATGATGGTTAAGGCATCTATGATAAGGGATTCAGTAAAAGGGAGGATAGTAACATACTCTAGGAAGGTATTCATACCTATAACCTACCTATGCAGGGATTACTGCTCATACTGTACATACAGGAAGGAGCCCTCTAGCGTAGATGCTGATTCTATAATACTCAAACCTGAGCATATACTGGCTATAGCAGAAGAGGGTAAGAGGGTTGGATGTACAGAAGCGCTCTTGGTGGCTGGTGAGAGGCCAGAACAGCTCTACCCTGAGGCTAGATCATGGTTTAGGGCAAGAGGTTATGCAAGTACTATAGAGTATATAGCAGATATGAGCAGGCTGGTGCTTGAGAAGGTTGGGTTGCTACCTCACACAAATGCTGGTAACCTTACACTTGATGAGGTTAAGATGCTCAAGGAGTACAATGCAAGTATAGGTCTAATGCTTGAGAATGCTAGTACTAGGCTTATGGGTAAAGGGATGGCTCATGAGCATGCTCCAAGTAAGCATCCATTGCTTAGGCTCAAGACTATGGAGAACGCTGGGAAGGCAAGGGTAGCATTCACAACAGGCCTATTGCTTGGCATAGGGGAGAGTATGGATGAGGTTGTAGAATCACTCATTGCAATAAGAGAGATGCATGAGAGGTACAAGCATATACAAGAGATTATAATACAGAACTTCAACCCAAAGCCAAATACACCTATGGCAGATCATACAAAGCCATCAAGGGAGTATATGCTAAGGGTAGTTGCCCTAGCAAGGCTTATCATGCCTTATATGAATATACAGGTTCCTCCAAACCTTAACCCTGATTTTGGTGAGTTCTTGAATGCTGGGATAAATGACTGGGGAGGCATCTCCCCAGTAACTATAGACCATGTTAACCCAGAGGCACCATGGCCAAGCATAGATCATGTTAGATATGTTACTGAAGCATATGGGTTCAGGCTTAGGGCAAGGTTCCCTGTATACCCTGAGTATATAAGCGAGGAGTACCTCTCAAGCAGGGTTATGGAGATTATAAATAGGATGAGGGATGAGCATGGGTTGGTGAGGGGCTATTGA